CTGCTTTAAAATGGGCAAGTTTAGAGCGTGAAAAAGCAATGACTTCTTCTTCAGTTAAAGTATGTCCTTCTCTTAGAACAATATAGGCATGAGGCGTTTCTCCCCATTTTTCATGAGGGACTGCAATAACAGCGGCTTCTAGAATGGATGGATGTTCGTAAAGAACGCCTTCAATTTCAATGGAAGATATATTTTCTCCGCCTGAAATAATAATATCTTTTTTGCGGTCCGTAATGTCAATGTGACCAAATTCATCTATTGTACCCATATCCCCAGTATGTAGCCAACCATTTTGAATGGCTTCTTCAGTCTCTTCCTTATTTTTCCAATAGCCTTTCATAACACCATGACCATATACAACAATTTCGCCAAGTGAATGTCCATCATGTGGAACCTCATTGCCATTTTCATCAACGACGCGGACATCGCATCCAATCATTGGATAACCGGCTTTTGCTTTTAAGCGAACTTTTTGCTCTTCTGTTAAATGTTCTTCCGTTGAACGTGAAGCTGAAGTTAATGTTAGTGGTGATGTTTCTGTCATGCCGTATACTTGGATAAACGTCCAACCAAGTTCATCTTCAACACGTCGGATAAACGCTGGAGGTGGCGCAGAGCCAGCAATCATAACTCGAACATTTTCACCAGTCTCCGGCTTCGCTTCATCATGAAGCTGTAGAAGTGAGTTTAAAACGGTAGGCGCCATATGGACAGCTGTCGCCTTGTGCTTATGAATCGCATCGAAAATTTTAGCTGGAGTTGCTCTGCGTAAGCAAATATGCGTTGCACCATTTGCAGTGTAGTAAAAAGGCGATCCCCAACCGTTTACGTGAAACATCGGTAAAACATGTAAATAAATATCGTCATCATGCACGCGAAGGTGATGCATGGCTGATAAAGCGTGTAAGTAATTGCTACGATGAGTTAACATAACCCCTTTTGGATTACCTGTTGTACCGCTCGTATACAATAAGCTACAAACATCGAATTCATCAACAGGTGCACGTTCAAACTGATTTTCAGGAAACGAATTAAGCCATTTATCATAACTAATTTCGTTAGAAGTGTCATCACCATAATGAACGATAATTGTTTCCACGGTTTCTAATTGATGTTTAATAGGTTCGATTAAAGTTAGCAAATCTTGATCAACAAAAAGTACTTTTGATTCGCTATGATTTAAAATAAATACATAGTCTTCTGGTTTCAAGCGAATATTTAGTGGAACCATCGTCGCACCGAGTTGAAAGATTCCATAAAAACCTTCTAACATTTCCACGGTATTTGGTGCAAGATAGGCCACTTTATCTCCTTTTTGAACACCAAGAGAACGAAGGCCATGGGAAAGTTGATTCACCCGTGTTGCGAGTTCTTTGTACGTAAAAGTTCGACC
This window of the Sporosarcina ureilytica genome carries:
- a CDS encoding long-chain-fatty-acid--CoA ligase, which encodes MYVPMNLLQFLDRAVTVYGEKCAVIDYEEGRTFTYKELATRVNQLSHGLRSLGVQKGDKVAYLAPNTVEMLEGFYGIFQLGATMVPLNIRLKPEDYVFILNHSESKVLFVDQDLLTLIEPIKHQLETVETIIVHYGDDTSNEISYDKWLNSFPENQFERAPVDEFDVCSLLYTSGTTGNPKGVMLTHRSNYLHALSAMHHLRVHDDDIYLHVLPMFHVNGWGSPFYYTANGATHICLRRATPAKIFDAIHKHKATAVHMAPTVLNSLLQLHDEAKPETGENVRVMIAGSAPPPAFIRRVEDELGWTFIQVYGMTETSPLTLTSASRSTEEHLTEEQKVRLKAKAGYPMIGCDVRVVDENGNEVPHDGHSLGEIVVYGHGVMKGYWKNKEETEEAIQNGWLHTGDMGTIDEFGHIDITDRKKDIIISGGENISSIEIEGVLYEHPSILEAAVIAVPHEKWGETPHAYIVLREGHTLTEEEVIAFSRSKLAHFKAVTSITFIDELPKTASGKIQKVQLRNEYWEANPTTTGRFVN